From Streptomyces sp. NL15-2K:
GCGGTGATCTTCGGGATCATCACCGTCCTCCTCGTCCGCTCCCGCGACGTCCGCGCCTGGGAAGCGGTCTGCGTCGGCCTCTTCGGCCTCTACCTCGGTCAGACCCCGGTGCTCTTCACCGTCCACGGCCTCCTGACCTGGTTGATCAACGGCTTCTCCCACACCTGAGCAGAAAGGAAGCACGGCCATGCCCATGCCTCGCGTGAGGTGCCCCCACTGCAAGGGCGACGGAGCCCGGAAGACCTGGACCGGACGGTCGCGGCGCTGCCGCGTCTGCCGGGGCACCGGAACCATCCGCTGAGCCCCGCCCACCCCACCCACACAACGGAGTGATCCCCATGACCAACGGCGCACCACCACCCATCACCCGTGCCGCCTCGGCGGCCCACCCCGGAAGGTCACCACCATCACCCCGGAGTACACCCCGGCTGACCGGCGCGCCGTCCTCAACCGCGCGGCGCGCCTGCGTCAGCTCCCCGAAGCAGACCGCGACGCAATTCGCATCGCCCAAGGCCCTCAATTCCCGCGCTGGCTGGAGCAGATCACCGCAACCGGCGGCTGCTCCCACCCCGTCCACCTGACCGGCTCCACCACCGTCCTGGACGGGACAACCGGCGAGATCCTCCACCACTACGACACTCGCAGCGAACCCGGCGAACGCCTCCTGATCCGCTGCCGCAACCGCCGCGCAACCATCTGCCCGGCCTGCTCCCGGCTCCACGCGGGCGACACCTTCCACCTCGTCCGCGCGGGCCTGATCGGCGGCAAGAACGTCCCCGCCACCGTGCGCACCCGGCCCCGCCTGTTCGTCACCCTCACCGCCCCGTCCTTCGGGCCGGTCCACCGGACTGGTGAGCAGTGCCGACCTCGCCGCGACCGCGGCACCTGTGACCACGGCCGCTCCCTCGGCTGCGGCGCCGTTCACGACGCGGCCGATCCCCTCGTCGGCCAACCAATCTGCCCGGACTGCTACGACTACACCGCCCACGTGCTCTGGCACGCGCACGCCTCCAAGCTGTGGGACCGGTTCGTCATCGACGTCCGGCGCCGCCTCGCCACCTCGGCAGGCATCGTGCAGTCCCGGTTCGCCCAGCACGCGCGGTTGTCCTTCGCCCGCGTCGCCGAGTACCAGAAGCGGGCGGCCGTCCACGTGCATGCCGTCGTCCGGCTCGACGGCCCGGACGGACCGGCTGATGACCCCCCGGCCTGGGGCACCGCCGACCGGCTCACCGATGCCGTGCAGACTTCGGCCCGTCGGGTCCTGGTCCGCACCCCCTACAGCCCCGCCGTGGGTGAGCTGGTGCTGCGCTGGGGCTCCCAGATCGACGCCCGACAGCTGCGCGCCGACGGCGACGGCCCCGACGATGACGCCGTAGCCGCATACGTCGCCAAGTACGTCACCAAAGGAGCGGACGAGACAGGCGCCGGCACCGACCACAAGCTCACCACCTGGGCCGACATCGACACGGCACCCGTGAGCGGACACGTCCGCGCCCTCATGCGGACCTGCTGGCGCCTCGGCGGCCTCCCCGAGTACGCGCCCCTGCACCTCCGTACCTGGGCTCACACGCTCGGCTACCGGGGCCACATCCTGACCAAGTCGCGCGCGTACTCGACGACGTACGCTGCCCTCCGCGCCGAACGCGCGCACCACGTCGGCCACGCCGACATCCTCGACACCGTCACCGAGCGGAATTGGCGCTACGTCGGCTCCGGCCACACTCCCGGCGCCGCCCTCATCGCCGCTGGAGTCGCCGAAGACCTCGCCGCGAGCAGCGAGATCGCTCGCGATGAACGTGAGGTGTCCCGGTGACGAGACGCCACAACGAGCAGTGGGCTCGGGCGGTCGAGCGCCAAGCGGCCAAGTTCCCCACACGCATAGGGCCGAAGAGCGCTGCGCGACTCGCGCGGCTCCTCGGACCTGCACCGAGGGATTCCTAAGATCCGCAGTTATGCCGACTGGTTCGCCGGGAGCAGGGCGGGGAGGTAAGTCCACCAATCGAGGTGTGTGCGCACCAGATCCTGCAGTACCGGGCCGCTTTCCAGCATGTGTCGGCAGTAGGCTTCCCACGGCTCGGCGCTGGTGCTGTGGGGGATCTCTCGGTGGACGTGCATGCCGTTGCTCAAAACGTCAGCGAGCAGTTCGGCGATAGTGATGATCGCATCGCGCTCGTCCGCTTCCTCGGGCAATGGCTTGCCGTCGTAGAAGCACCCGCGTGAGCCGGGGAATTGGAGCATCAGGACGTGCACCTCACGCAGCGAACGGAGCACCATGTCGTTCGCCGAGACGGCAGCCACAGCATTGCTGATCCTCGTCTGCTCCGTGGCCGCCCGGGTCTGCTCGGTAGCGGCTCGCGTCTGCTCGGCGGCTGCTTTCGTCTGCTTGGCCAGGTAGAACATGGACCACGCGGACACTCCAAACGCCAGCGCGGCCGCAGAGGCACCCACTGCTTCAGCCGATAACCAATCCATGACGTTCCCGCCCTCCCCACAGCAGTGACGGGACGATATCGCAACAGGTCACGTCACTGTTGAAAATCTCATTGATCGCCCGGACAGGCCCTAGTCCAGCGGGTTCGGCTTGATGTCCACGCGGTTGGTGTCGAACCCCCTGCCCTTCCTCGTCGGCGGACGGACGACCACGGCAGCGAACAGGAAACGATAGATCGCGTTCATGCGTGCGTAGTCCTCCTCTTTCTCCAGGCGCTCCCAGTTGACTTCGGCGTCCGGTCCGGCGATCCCCTCCAGGACGGCAATAGGGCGTTTGACGGTCTTCCGCTGCCGCTCCTTCATCCGCTTGAGGATGGGCGCACGCATGGATTGGAAATCGGCAGTCGTGAAGTCGTCATCGTTGAGCCAAAGCTGTTTCAGCTCTTCCAGCTTCGCCCGGTCCTTCTCGTCCGCGAGAACGTCAGCCTCGGGACGCGTGGTCGTGGCGGGTTCGTAGCCCGAGGTGTCCAGCTTGGTCAGAACCTTGATCGCCACATCCCGCGCGAAGGCTTCCAGGGGTACGGCGGATACGGAACGTCCGCACTTCTGCTGGCCGACTTCGTCGGCGCGCGTGCACCGGTAGTAGGCGTACCGCACGCTGTTCGTACCGGCCATGCGGGCTCCGCATGAGCACGTCGCGACTCCGCGCAACAGGTAGTCCCGGACCGGCCGCTTCTGCCCGTCCCTGGATTGCTTGGCTCGGTATCCCCTGAGCCGCTGAACCTCGTCCCACTGGCCGCGATCGATGATGGCGGGCCACGTCCCGGTTCCCACTTCTTCGCCCTGGTGGATCCGGACACCCGCCACGAAGTTGGACGACAGCAGATGGCGTACGTTCTCCGGCTGCCACACTTTGCCCTTGGAAGTGGGCACTCCCCGCATGGTCAGGTCCTCAGCTATGAGCTGAGGTGAGTCGCCGTCCAGATACCGCCGGAAGACTTCGCGGACGATCTTTGCCTCATCCTCGATGATCGCCTGACCGTTGCTGGTGTAGCCGTAGGGACGGTTGCCCACGTGCGGCTTGCCCTCGCGGGCCTTGTCCTTGAGAGCGTCCTTCAGTCGTCGTGACGTGTCGTCGGACGAGCGGCACGCGTGGGCCACCTCGATGCGGAGAATGAACCGGTCATCGGGGTCCGACAGATCCCGCCGGTTCGCCTCGCCGTGTAGCAGGACGCGCTTGTCATCGGCTATTGAGAGAAGCTCTTCGAGGTCCTTCGGCTGCCGCATAAGGCGGTCGGGGTGGTAGACGATGACGTGCCGGATCTCCCCTTCCCCCATCGCCTTCAACATCTCTTCCCACCCGGGCCGCTTGCGGTTGCGCTGCCACGCAGAGCGGTTGTTGTCCACGTAGACGTGGGCCGCTTCGACACGGAGCTGAAGCCGTTGCGCGATCTCCCGGCAGATGCGTTCCTGCCGGTCCACTCCGGTCTGGTCCTCGTCCCGGGCGTGGGAGATCCGGCAGTAGATCGCTGCGGGCTCGCCCGGGGTGATCACGGCCTTGGCTAACTTCGATCGACTCATGGAAACACCGTACGAGCCCGCTATGACATCAGTCAACCTCGGTTCATGCGGTAATAACTTGGCTGGCCAAGGGGCTGGGTGAGGGCATCCTGTACACCCAGGCGGCCAGTAGGTGCAGCAAGCACCGTAGCGGGAGTCGCGGATGCCTCTGCCGGGCCTTGAAGGCTCGTCGGACCGCACTCGGAAGTGGGCTTTCGCTGCGCTACTCAGCGACTTCTGATTACTGGTTCCAATACTGCCGAGGAGGATTCCTGGCTCCTTCGAGCGCAACTACCACACTTCCTGCTGCGAAAGCAGAAACCCAACCAGTCAACATGTACCTGCCCTTACGTTCCTTCCATGCGCAATGGGGAGCCACGTCGCATAGGACGTATGAAATTTCGTTCCAGCTGGGACCAATCCCGATACTTTTCGGAAAAGGCGTTCCATTTTTGAGCGGATTATGTGCCAATACCCCTGTTACCCGTAGCTGCTCCTCGCCGGAAGATGTAACCTCTCTTGAGGTTATATAGCCTGCGATTTCAAGTTCGATGGCTGGGTCGATGCGTCCATGGGCGAAGTTGACTCCATGGTCCCATGAAACTCGACTCTCCATCCAGCTCCCAAAAGTGTCAGTGATATGTTGAAAGCGCGTCGTGTCGAGTGGTAGCTGCTGCATGACGAAGGACAAGTCGCAGTTGTCAACTTCGCCCTCGTCATGTATATCGACTGAGAGGCTCCAGAACTCGTCGCCACTTGATCCGTAACAGTGCAGAGTTGCGCGTTGACCCTCGTATCCGTTCTCGGACGACAAAAGATCAGTCAATGAGGGGCGACCGATTCCATGCAATGCTTTAGGTCGCTTAGATAGCGTCCATCGGAAAGCTCCATCACACTTTCCG
This genomic window contains:
- a CDS encoding replication initiator, with amino-acid sequence MRQLPEADRDAIRIAQGPQFPRWLEQITATGGCSHPVHLTGSTTVLDGTTGEILHHYDTRSEPGERLLIRCRNRRATICPACSRLHAGDTFHLVRAGLIGGKNVPATVRTRPRLFVTLTAPSFGPVHRTGEQCRPRRDRGTCDHGRSLGCGAVHDAADPLVGQPICPDCYDYTAHVLWHAHASKLWDRFVIDVRRRLATSAGIVQSRFAQHARLSFARVAEYQKRAAVHVHAVVRLDGPDGPADDPPAWGTADRLTDAVQTSARRVLVRTPYSPAVGELVLRWGSQIDARQLRADGDGPDDDAVAAYVAKYVTKGADETGAGTDHKLTTWADIDTAPVSGHVRALMRTCWRLGGLPEYAPLHLRTWAHTLGYRGHILTKSRAYSTTYAALRAERAHHVGHADILDTVTERNWRYVGSGHTPGAALIAAGVAEDLAASSEIARDEREVSR
- a CDS encoding recombinase family protein, which codes for MSRSKLAKAVITPGEPAAIYCRISHARDEDQTGVDRQERICREIAQRLQLRVEAAHVYVDNNRSAWQRNRKRPGWEEMLKAMGEGEIRHVIVYHPDRLMRQPKDLEELLSIADDKRVLLHGEANRRDLSDPDDRFILRIEVAHACRSSDDTSRRLKDALKDKAREGKPHVGNRPYGYTSNGQAIIEDEAKIVREVFRRYLDGDSPQLIAEDLTMRGVPTSKGKVWQPENVRHLLSSNFVAGVRIHQGEEVGTGTWPAIIDRGQWDEVQRLRGYRAKQSRDGQKRPVRDYLLRGVATCSCGARMAGTNSVRYAYYRCTRADEVGQQKCGRSVSAVPLEAFARDVAIKVLTKLDTSGYEPATTTRPEADVLADEKDRAKLEELKQLWLNDDDFTTADFQSMRAPILKRMKERQRKTVKRPIAVLEGIAGPDAEVNWERLEKEEDYARMNAIYRFLFAAVVVRPPTRKGRGFDTNRVDIKPNPLD